The following coding sequences lie in one Drosophila bipectinata strain 14024-0381.07 chromosome XR, DbipHiC1v2, whole genome shotgun sequence genomic window:
- the LOC138925645 gene encoding spidroin-1-like gives MNALYKWRRGRWSAYSKSTRSRNNIIKRINNCVFRRQRHRDIRRSFMERQEGKVGVDGPAGSRRRRMHPGRVLRGGAAAQERGAGPAPASGVGQPAAVPDEVYGRHGEGPRQGDCPNAKEEHEGGQAAAHRWTHEGNGQGESENGTAAADPENSGDCEEKGRRRKGATGEKMEGEDTADTTPQTGEAGGEAVQGGLELKEGPGGNAVARGAPDTVSTGAERGAAVGEGAVGVAGAAEACAGSADIMPRKTAGKAGVGAAGIGRRRARGAGGKLAAGACRKSEGGVNEAARQTRKVVHPGTKKAR, from the coding sequence ATGAATGCGCTATATAAGTGGAGACGTGGGAGATGGTCGGCCTATTCGAAGTCAACACGCAGCCGCAACAATATCATCAAGCGCATCAATAATTGTGTCTTCCGACGACAGCGACATCGAGATATTCGGCGATCCTTCATGGAACGCCAAGAAGGCAAGGTCGGAGTGGATGGTCCGGCTggcagcaggaggaggaggatgcaTCCCGGTCGGGTCCTTCGAGGTGGAGCGGCGGCGCAGGAGCGAGGAGCTGGGCCTGCACCTGCGAGTGGAGTGGGACAGCCGGCGGCTGTCCCTGATGAAGTCTACGGAAGACATGGCGAGGGCCCGCGTCAGGGTGATTGCCCAAATGCGAAGGAGGAGCACGAAGGAGGCCAGGCAGCGGCGCATCGATGGACGCATGAGGGCAATGGTCAGGGCGAGAGCGAAAACGGCACGGCAGCGGCGGACCCGGAAAATAGTGGAGACTGCGAGGAGAAGGGCCGCCGCCGGAAGGGTGCGACAGGCGAGAAAATGGAAGGCGAAGATACCGCCGACACCACGCCCCAGACCGGAGAGGCCGGAGGAGAAGCCGTGCAGGGCGGCCTCGAGTTGAAGGAGGGTCCAGGAGGCAACGCCGTGGCCCGCGGTGCCCCCGACACCGTGTCCACAGGAGCGGAGAGAGGAGCAGCCGTTGGAGAAGGGGCCGTGGGTGTGGCCGGAGCCGCGGAGGCCTGCGCTGGGTCGGCAGATATCATGCCCAGAAAAACGGCCGGCAAGGCCGGTGTTGGAGCGGCAGGCATCGGTCGGAGGCGGGCGAGAGGTGCCGGAGGAAAGTTGGCCGCCGGAGCTTGCCGCAAGAGTGAAGGCGGAGTTAACGAAGCGGCGAGGCAAACCCGGAAGGTGGTGCATCCTGGCACCAAGAAAGCGAGATAA